In Nicotiana tabacum cultivar K326 chromosome 2, ASM71507v2, whole genome shotgun sequence, the following proteins share a genomic window:
- the LOC107792715 gene encoding uncharacterized protein At5g02240, giving the protein MAALTRVSQCHKLSLVNHRHPELSSLLATTSSSLVSFPKKNKKFSKFSVLAMADLNTSTVLVTGAGGRTGSIVYKKLKERSEKYTARGLVRTEESKQKIGGADDVYIGDIRDTESIIPAIQGIDALVILTSAVPKMKPGFDPTQGGRPEFYFEDGAYPEQVDWIGQKNQIDAAKAAGVKQIVLVGSMGGTNPNHPLNSIGNGNILVWKRKAEQYLADSGIPYTIIRAGGLQDKEGGIRELLVGKDDELLQTETRTIARADVAEVCIQALQYEEAKFKALDLASKPEGTGTPTTDFKALFAQISARF; this is encoded by the exons ATGGCTGCTTTGACACGTGTATCACAATGCCATAAATTAAGTTTGGTAAATCATAGACATCCAGAGTTGTCCTCACTTCTAGCAACTACCTCATCATCACTTGTTTCATTtccaaagaaaaacaagaaatttaGCAAATTCTCAGTTTTGGCCATGGCTGATTTGAACACAAGTACTGTTCTTGTTACCGGTGCTGGTGGCAGAACTG GATCAATTGTTTATAAGAAGTTGAAGGAGAGGTCAGAGAAATATACAGCGAGAGGATTGGTTAGAACGGAGGAAAGCAAACAAAAAATTGGCGGTGCCGATGATGTTTATATTGGTGATATCAGGGATACTGAGAGTATTATTCCTGCCATACAAGGTATTGATGCTCTTGTTATTCTTACAAGTGCTGTGCCAAAAATGAAGCCCGGGTTTGATCCAACTCAAGGTGGAAGACCGGAATTCTATTTTGAGGATGGGGCATACCCTGAACAG GTAGACTGGATTGGCCAGAAGAACCAAATAGATGCTG CTAAAGCTGCTGGTGTGAAGCAGATCGTGCTAGTTGGGTCAATGGGAGGGACAAATCCTAACCACCCCTTGAACAGTATTGGCAATGGGAATATATTG GTTTGGAAGAGAAAGGCTGAACAATACTTGGCCGACTCTGGTATTCCATACACAATTATAAG GGCTGGAGGATTACAAGATAAAGAAGGTGGTATAAGGGAACTACTTGTAGGAAAGGACGATGAACTTCTTCAGACAGAAACAAGAACCATTGCCAGGGCTGATGTTGCAGAAGTTTGCATTCAG GCACTGCAGTATGAGGAAGCTAAATTTAAGGCACTTGATCTGGCCTCGAAACCTGAGGGAACTGGCACACCAACCACAGATTTCAAGGCTCTATTTGCACAAATCAGTGCTCGTTTCTGA
- the LOC107792716 gene encoding suppressor of disruption of TFIIS, translating to MEYGHVQRPKYDCLLFDLDDTLYPLSTGLAASVRKNIEDYMVEKLGIEQSKIAELGNLLYKNYGTTMAGLRAIGYDFDYDEYHNFVHGRLPYENLRPDPVLRSLLLSLPIRKVIFTNADKVHALKALSRLGLEDCFEGILCFETLNPIHKSSPSDDEDDIEFLGSATFSNTAATNGTEIFDIIGHFAQPKVGSVLPKTPIVCKPSEIAIERALKIANINPHRTLFFEDSVRNIQAGKRVGLDTVLVGNSQRVVGADYALESIHNIREALPQLWEVDRVAEVNYSGVAVETSVTA from the exons ATGGAATATGGACATGTTCAAAGACCAAAGTACGACTGTCTTCTTTTTG ATTTAGATGATACTCTATATCCCCTTAGCACTGGTTTGGCGGCGAGTGTTCGCAAGAATATTGAAG ATTATATGGTTGAAAAGCTTGGTATAGAACAAAGCAAAATTGCTGAGTTGGGTAATTTACTGTACAAGAATTATGGGACTACAATGGCTGGCCTTAGG GCAATTGGCTATGATTTTGATTATGATGAGTACCATAA TTTTGTCCATGGGAGGTTACCTTATGAAAATTTAAGGCCTGACCCTGTTCTGAGAAGTCTTTTGCTAAGCTTACCAATCCGCAAAGTT ATCTTTACAAATGCTGATAAGGTCCATGCTCTGAAAGCTTTGAGTAGGCTAGGATTAGAAGATTGTTTTGAAGGGATTTTATGTTTTGAGACTCTGAATCCAATTCACAAGAGCAGTCCAtcagatgatgaggatgatattgaGTTTTTGGGATCAGCCACATTCTCAAACACTGCTGCTACTAATGGCACTGAGATCTTTGACATTATTGGACATTTTGCTCAACCTAAAGTTGGATCAGTATTGCCAAAAACACCAATTGTTTGCAAACCTTCAGAAATTGCCATTGAACGCGCTTTAAAGATAGCCAACATTAATCCACACAGAACT CTTTTCTTTGAAGACAGTGTCCGTAACATTCAAGCTGGCAAGCGTGTTGGTCTTGATACAGTATTG GTTGGCAATTCCCAAAGAGTTGTAGGAGCAGATTATGCATTAGAAAGCATCCACAACATAAGGGAAGCCTTACCACAACTTTGGGAAGTTGACAGGGTGGCTGAAGTAAACTACTCAGGTGTTGCTGTTGAGACATCTGTGACAGCTTAA
- the LOC107792714 gene encoding scarecrow-like protein 9 produces MDPRFNGNPSSLNDFRLGNQSLPISSDGSMINGPRFELIYPDQKLHNGPRLENSFVQHNFGGVGCINGDRLPSNLESRSDLGGVEEDFNEDIDFSDVVLSYINQMLMEEEMEDKTDMLQESLELQAKEKSFYEALGKKYPPSPEQNAFTNQYSESPDDYFSGSIYNSTSNTSENSGNLVDSRGVNISTDYSSAYVESLSFRNTSVCSSNSGNTMVDGFLDSPVSSFHIPDIYNESQSIWSFRKGVEEASKFLPTNNKLLNNDLPSRESKGEAGYVVGQVGEKDEVDTSPTEARGRKNPQRDDNYNEEERSSKQAAIFTESTLRSEEFDIVLLHSMGKGEEALEAYRQNLRNAKSKTTVQIPKGSKGGKGRGKKQGGKKEVIDLRTLMINCAQAVAADDSKSAYELLKQIRQHSYPFGDGNQRLAHCFADGLEARLAGTGSQIYKALVNKRTSAADLLKAYHLYLASCPFRKISSFASNKTIMIKAKNATRVHVIDFGILYGFQWPTFIQRFAEREGGPPKLRITGIEFPQPGFRPAERIEESGRRLADYARSFNVPFEYHAIAKKWETITVDDLKLDKDEFLAVTCLYRFKNLYDETVVADSSRTVVLTLIRKINPDIFIHGIVNGAYSAPFFVTRFREALFHFSALFDMLETIVPREIPERGLIEREIFGREALNVIACEGWERVERPETYKQWQVRILGARFTQIPFEREFVNKAVEKVRLGYHRDFVIDEDSRWLLLGWKGRTIYAISCWKPV; encoded by the coding sequence ATGGATCCGAGGTTTAATGGAAACCCGAGTTCTTTGAATGATTTTCGACTAGGGAACCAATCATTACCTATTTCTTCAGATGGGAGTATGATTAATGGACCAAGATTTGAACTTATTTATCCAGATCAGAAGCTACATAATGGTCCTAGACTTGAAAATAGCTTTGTCCAACACAATTTTGGTGGTGTTGGATGTATAAACGGTGACCGTTTACCTAGTAATCTAGAATCAAGATCTGACCTTGGCGGCGTTGAGGAGGACTTCAATGAAGATATTGATTTCTCGGATGTAGTTTTGAGTTATATAAATCAGATGCTTATGGAAGAAGAAATGGAGGATAAGACCGACATGCTTCAGGAATCCTTGGAACTTCAAGCAAAAGAGAAGTCATTCTACGAGGCCCTTGGCAAAAAGTATCCACCTTCGCCAGAGCAAAATGCGTTTACTAATCAGTACAGTGAGAGTCCTGATGACTACTTCTCGGGGAGTATATACAATTCCACAAGTAATACTAGTGAAAATAGTGGTAACTTAGTCGATTCAAGGGGGGTTAACATTTCCACCGACTACAGTTCTGCTTATGTCGAAAGCCTTTCATTTCGTAATACTTCAGTATGCTCATCAAATAGTGGGAATACTATGGTAGATGGGTTCTTAGACTCTCCTGTTAGTTCTTTTCATATTCCTGATATATATAATGAGAGCCAATCTATTTGGAGTTTTAGGAAAGGAGTTGAAGAAGCAAGCAAATTCCTCCCAACTAATAATAAGTTGTTGAACAATGACTTGCCGTCTCGGGAGTCTAAAGGGGAAGCTGGTTATGTGGTTGGTCAGGTGGGAGAAAAGGACGAGGTAGACACTTCACCAACTGAAGCGAGAGGGAGGAAAAATCCTCAGAGGGATGATAATTataatgaagaagaaagaagtagcaAACAGGCAGCAATTTTTACAGAATCAACTCTTCGGTCTGAGGAGTTTGATATCGTCTTGCTGCATAGCATGGGAAAGGGAGAGGAAGCACTGGAAGCTTATCGACAGAACCTGAGGAATGCTAAAAGCAAAACCACAGTGCAGATACCAAAAGGATCAAAAGGAGGAAAGGGCCGCGGGAAAAAGCAAGGTGGAAAGAAGGAAGTCATAGATTTAAGAACTCTTATGATAAATTGTGCGCAGGCTGTAGCTGCTGATGATTCCAAGAGTGCGTATGAGCTGTTGAAACAGATCAGACAACATTCATACCCTTTTGGAGATGGAAACCAGAGATTGGCTCATTGCTTTGCAGATGGTCTCGAGGCGCGCTTGGCTGGTACCGGCAGCCAGATTTATAAGGCCCTTGTCAATAAAAGAACATCTGCAGCCGACCTTTTGAAGGCCTACCATTTGTATCTTGCGTCGTGCCCATTCAGGAAGATCTCAAGTTTTGCTTCAAACAAGACGATCATGATAAAGGCAAAGAATGCAACAAGGGTTCATGTCATTGACTTTGGCATCCTATATGGATTCCAGTGGCCTACATTCATTCAACGTTTTGCAGAAAGAGAAGGGGGCCCACCGAAGCTTCGTATTACTGGTATAGAGTTTCCCCAACCAGGCTTCAGGCCAGCGGAACGGATTGAGGAATCTGGTCGCCGTTTAGCTGATTATGCTCGGTCCTTTAATGTTCCATTTGAATACCATGCAATTGCAAAGAAATGGGAGACCATCACAGTTGATGATCTAAAGCTCGACAAGGATGAATTTCTCGCTGTCACCTGCTTGTATCGCTTTAAGAACCTGTATGATGAGACTGTGGTAGCTGACAGTTCAAGAACTGTTGTTCTCACCCTCATAAGGAAGATCAATCCAGATATCTTCATCCATGGAATTGTCAATGGGGCCTATAGTGCCCCATTTTTTGTTACACGATTTCGTGAGGCCTTATTCCACTTTTCAGCACTATTTGATATGCTTGAAACTATTGTTCCGCGAGAGATTCCCGAGAGAGGGTTAATTGAGAGAGAGATCTTTGGGAGGGAAGCGCTGAATGTCATAGCTTGTGAGGGGTGGGAAAGAGTTGAAAGGCCAGAGACATACAAGCAGTGGCAAGTCCGTATCCTGGGGGCAAGGTTTACGCAAATACCTTTTGAAAGGGAGTTTGTGAATAAGGCAGTAGAAAAGGTGAGGTTAGGATACCATAGAGATTTTGTAATTGATGAAGATAGCCGGTGGTTGTTGCTGGGGTGGAAAGGAAGAACAATTTACGCCATATCTTGTTGGAAACCTGTTTAA